A region of the Cytophagia bacterium CHB2 genome:
AAGTCATCATCGAATCGCCCAATCATCTTGCCGAGCTCTCGGATCTGAGCATCGAACACATACGCGACATCCTGCTCACGTTTCGCGAGCGGATTTTGGATTTAAAAAAAGACACGCGTTTCAAGTACATCCTGGTCTTCAAAAACCACGGCACGGCGGCGGGCGCTTCACTGGAGCATTCACATTCGCAGCTCATTGCAACGCCGATCATTCCCAAACGTGTGTTGGAAGAGTTGGAGGGCGCGCGCCGGCATTTCGAATTCAAAGAACGCTGCATTTATTGTGATATTATCCGGCAGGAACTGCATGCAGGCAAACGCGTGGTGGTGGCGCGTGAAGATTATGTCGCCCTCGAGCCCTTTGCCTCGCGTTTCCCTTTCGAAACCTGGCTGCTGCCGGTGCGGCATGTTTCTCATTTTGAAGCAACGGAACTGGATCATTATTGGGGACTGGCCGCGGCGTTGCGCGAGACTTTGCAGCGCCTCAACAGCGCCCTGGACAACCCGCACTACAACTTTATTCTGCATACCTCGCCGGTGCAGGAAGCGCCAACCGCGGAATATCATTGGCATCTCGAGATCATTCCAAAATTGACCAAAGTTGCGGGTTTTGAATGGGGTTCCGGCTTTTATATCAATCCGACGCCGCCGGAAGTGGCTGCGCAGCATTTGCGCGACGTGCCAACATGAGGACGGCAAGCGGCGCAGGCCAGCGGCGGCGAGTCAACGATGCT
Encoded here:
- a CDS encoding DUF4931 domain-containing protein: MVATRPGNSAPNTTGGSIRVVPNKFPALQIEGELNRRGEGLYDLMNGVGAHEVIIESPNHLAELSDLSIEHIRDILLTFRERILDLKKDTRFKYILVFKNHGTAAGASLEHSHSQLIATPIIPKRVLEELEGARRHFEFKERCIYCDIIRQELHAGKRVVVAREDYVALEPFASRFPFETWLLPVRHVSHFEATELDHYWGLAAALRETLQRLNSALDNPHYNFILHTSPVQEAPTAEYHWHLEIIPKLTKVAGFEWGSGFYINPTPPEVAAQHLRDVPT